Proteins co-encoded in one Oceanidesulfovibrio indonesiensis genomic window:
- a CDS encoding FeoA family protein, with amino-acid sequence MFMKRNRIRHRHGNEPLAVDTSPAMLGGCPACSDFQPLSAVGKGCRCRIRRHRARGAVRQRLMDMGFVPNAEVEVIRVATLGDPMEIRVGDSFVTLRKREAEQIETTAA; translated from the coding sequence ATGTTCATGAAACGAAATCGCATTCGCCACCGCCATGGAAACGAACCCCTCGCCGTCGACACCAGCCCGGCCATGCTGGGCGGCTGCCCGGCCTGCAGCGACTTCCAACCCCTGAGCGCCGTGGGCAAGGGCTGCCGCTGCCGCATACGCCGCCACCGCGCCCGCGGCGCCGTACGGCAGCGTCTCATGGACATGGGATTCGTGCCCAATGCCGAGGTCGAGGTTATCCGCGTGGCGACCCTGGGAGACCCCATGGAAATCCGCGTGGGCGATTCCTTCGTCACCCTGCGTAAACGCGAAGCCGAACAGATAGAGACCACCGCGGCCTGA
- a CDS encoding ABC transporter ATP-binding protein has translation MSDAVIEVRSLRHNYGARTIYEDLNFTVPRGKVVALLGKNGVGKTTLLNILMGFLRPAGGECRVLGDPSHALSTATRRKVGLLFEGHLAYEFMTIREIERFYAAFYPNWRRDMYDALVERLCLPDSHVIARMSEGQRSQVALGLLMAQQPELLILDDYSMGLDAGYRRLFLDMMAEYLGSGERTVFLTSHVIQDMERLADEIIFLERGGSIRSFQLKEFLCAFNRYRLPKSNGRAPHPDGMIKNVEEHARHWELFAFSDPADTARLLESQEVVVKDMQQLPMSLEDAFIGYTGRY, from the coding sequence ATGTCGGATGCGGTCATCGAGGTGCGCAGCCTGCGCCACAACTATGGCGCGCGGACCATCTACGAGGATCTCAACTTCACCGTGCCGCGTGGCAAAGTGGTGGCCCTGCTGGGCAAGAACGGCGTGGGCAAGACCACCCTGCTCAACATCCTCATGGGCTTCCTCAGGCCAGCCGGCGGGGAATGCCGGGTATTGGGCGATCCATCCCACGCTCTGAGCACGGCCACCCGGCGCAAGGTGGGCCTGCTGTTCGAGGGGCACCTTGCCTACGAGTTCATGACCATCCGGGAGATCGAGCGATTCTACGCTGCGTTCTACCCGAATTGGCGAAGAGACATGTACGACGCCCTCGTGGAGCGGCTCTGCCTGCCGGACAGCCACGTCATCGCCAGAATGAGCGAGGGGCAGCGCTCCCAGGTTGCCCTCGGCCTGCTCATGGCCCAGCAGCCCGAACTGCTGATCCTGGACGATTACTCCATGGGCCTGGACGCCGGATACCGCCGCCTCTTCCTGGACATGATGGCCGAATACCTCGGCAGCGGCGAGCGCACCGTCTTTCTCACCTCCCACGTGATCCAGGACATGGAGCGCCTCGCCGACGAAATCATCTTCCTCGAACGCGGCGGCTCCATACGCAGCTTCCAGCTCAAGGAGTTTCTCTGCGCCTTCAACCGCTACCGGCTGCCAAAGTCCAATGGTCGCGCACCGCACCCGGACGGCATGATCAAGAACGTGGAGGAGCACGCCCGCCATTGGGAGCTCTTCGCCTTCTCCGATCCTGCGGACACGGCCCGGCTGCTCGAATCGCAGGAAGTGGTCGTGAAAGATATGCAGCAGCTGCCCATGTCCCTGGAGGACGCGTTCATCGGATACACTGGACGGTACTGA
- a CDS encoding FeoB-associated Cys-rich membrane protein, with protein MWQYIIVAAIIGWAVYYLWKTYARRKGCGCGSSTCSVAAGKESNGHQKGHPGCCSGQATLEPMTDDTPQAQHSDRKESS; from the coding sequence ATGTGGCAATACATCATAGTCGCCGCGATTATCGGCTGGGCCGTCTATTACCTGTGGAAAACCTACGCCCGCAGGAAGGGTTGCGGATGCGGCAGCTCCACATGCAGCGTGGCGGCAGGCAAGGAATCCAACGGCCACCAGAAGGGCCACCCCGGCTGTTGCAGCGGCCAGGCTACGCTGGAGCCCATGACCGACGACACGCCCCAGGCGCAGCATTCCGACCGGAAGGAGAGCAGCTGA
- the feoB gene encoding ferrous iron transport protein B codes for MSAKRTILIGLAGQQNSGKSTIFNMLTGASQHIANYPGVTVDKKVGYYRDSTGRVEVVDLPGTYSLTSYSLEERVARDFLRSEKPDAIVNVVDSSQLKRSLYLTFQLLEMGLPVVLACNMVDVAEAHGQKLDVNMLASTLGIPVVATVGRRGTGKAELREAIRARASLSAEAEQPRTVVAYEALEPYIAAIEKRVAEAPGLDLLVPSRWLALKLLEEDAEATRLLEENHPDAPAVRKLVRTMTESFESEMNISPADHIVTCRDALAAQVVAACVQQELRGRATFSEKLDRIVLNRALAPFVLVASVYLIYELSIVQGYELTKYTWPALAWFRDVVASVLPAPGLVEDPMLRSLVLWMVDSANTLLNYVPIFFILFALIAALEDSGYMARIAFILDRIFHSFGLHGQSTLPFILGGVFAGGCAVPGVMATKGIPDERSRLATILTVPFMNCLAKVPLYTLLVNIYFAAHKSWAMLFISTITILMALIIAKFLTSVVLRGKETAPFVMEMPTYHLPTIMSMLRRAFDRTWQYIKKVGTIVIAVAVCVYVLLQFPGVPAERMDAYELRMDEALAEFRADVAAALGETPYDAIIQGERLEELVVVYDSYRSAKLGGGSGVDETFEQTYPEYYPLISRGDDDASKQINRQLRGLSNTRKSIRREIRSEQIEHSFFGRLGRSLEPVTQFAGFDWKVNIALISSFAARESSVATLGAIFQEGADEGATLEQRMAAEGEQEGRTPLGALALIVFFALYPPCLATTIMVRVQTGSYKWMLFSILFPTALGLTVASAIYTGGNLLGLSGIQAMAGFYGLALVTAIGLAFVPDPAWKAPHTTYVEQS; via the coding sequence ATGTCCGCGAAACGCACGATTCTCATCGGCCTGGCAGGCCAGCAGAACTCCGGCAAGTCCACCATATTCAACATGCTCACCGGGGCGAGCCAGCACATCGCCAACTACCCCGGCGTCACGGTCGACAAGAAGGTCGGCTACTACCGCGACTCCACAGGCCGCGTGGAGGTCGTGGACCTGCCCGGCACCTACAGTCTCACCTCCTACTCGCTCGAAGAACGCGTGGCGCGGGATTTCCTGCGCTCAGAAAAGCCAGACGCCATTGTGAACGTCGTGGATTCTTCGCAACTCAAGCGCAGCCTGTATCTTACTTTCCAGTTGCTGGAGATGGGCCTGCCCGTGGTGCTGGCTTGCAACATGGTGGATGTGGCCGAAGCGCACGGCCAGAAACTCGATGTGAACATGCTGGCCTCCACGCTCGGCATTCCGGTGGTAGCCACTGTGGGGCGCAGGGGCACGGGCAAGGCCGAACTGCGCGAGGCAATTCGCGCCAGGGCTTCGCTAAGCGCTGAAGCCGAGCAGCCTCGAACCGTCGTTGCCTACGAGGCGCTCGAGCCATACATCGCCGCCATCGAGAAACGAGTGGCCGAGGCGCCGGGACTGGACCTCCTCGTCCCGTCTCGGTGGCTCGCCCTGAAACTGCTGGAGGAAGACGCCGAGGCCACGCGCCTTCTGGAGGAGAATCACCCGGACGCACCGGCCGTACGCAAGCTGGTGCGCACCATGACGGAATCCTTCGAAAGTGAAATGAACATCAGCCCGGCCGATCATATCGTGACGTGCCGGGACGCCCTGGCCGCGCAGGTGGTGGCGGCGTGCGTGCAGCAGGAACTCCGCGGCAGGGCCACGTTTTCCGAAAAGCTGGACCGGATCGTATTGAATCGTGCCCTCGCGCCGTTCGTGCTCGTGGCTTCGGTCTACCTGATTTACGAGTTGTCCATCGTCCAGGGCTACGAGCTCACCAAGTACACCTGGCCGGCCCTGGCCTGGTTCCGGGATGTCGTGGCTTCGGTGCTGCCGGCGCCGGGGCTGGTCGAGGACCCCATGCTGCGCTCCCTCGTGCTGTGGATGGTGGACAGCGCCAACACGCTGCTCAACTACGTTCCCATTTTCTTCATCCTCTTCGCGCTCATCGCCGCGCTGGAGGACTCCGGCTACATGGCGCGCATCGCCTTCATCCTGGACCGCATCTTCCACAGCTTCGGCCTGCACGGGCAGTCCACCCTGCCCTTCATCCTTGGCGGCGTGTTCGCAGGAGGCTGCGCCGTGCCAGGCGTGATGGCCACCAAGGGCATTCCGGACGAGCGCTCCCGGCTGGCCACCATCCTCACCGTGCCGTTCATGAACTGCCTGGCCAAAGTGCCTCTCTACACACTGCTGGTGAACATCTACTTCGCCGCGCACAAATCCTGGGCCATGCTCTTCATCTCCACTATCACCATCCTCATGGCCCTTATCATCGCCAAGTTCCTCACCAGCGTGGTGCTGCGCGGCAAAGAAACGGCGCCGTTCGTCATGGAAATGCCGACCTATCACCTGCCCACGATCATGAGCATGCTGCGCCGTGCCTTCGACCGCACCTGGCAGTACATCAAGAAGGTCGGAACCATCGTGATCGCGGTGGCCGTGTGCGTGTACGTTCTGCTGCAGTTCCCCGGCGTCCCCGCGGAGCGTATGGATGCGTACGAGTTGCGCATGGACGAGGCCCTTGCCGAATTCCGCGCAGACGTGGCCGCCGCACTCGGCGAAACGCCCTACGATGCGATCATCCAGGGCGAGCGGCTCGAAGAACTCGTCGTGGTCTACGACTCCTACCGCTCTGCCAAGCTCGGCGGCGGCTCCGGCGTAGACGAAACGTTCGAGCAAACCTATCCGGAATATTATCCGCTTATTTCCCGCGGTGATGATGACGCCTCCAAACAGATCAACCGTCAGTTGCGGGGCCTCTCCAACACGCGCAAGTCCATCCGCCGGGAAATTCGCAGCGAGCAGATCGAGCACAGCTTCTTTGGCCGCCTCGGCCGGTCGCTGGAGCCCGTCACCCAGTTCGCCGGGTTCGACTGGAAGGTGAACATCGCGCTCATCAGCTCCTTTGCTGCGCGCGAATCCAGCGTGGCCACCCTGGGCGCTATCTTCCAGGAAGGGGCCGACGAAGGAGCAACCCTGGAGCAACGCATGGCCGCCGAAGGCGAGCAGGAAGGCCGCACCCCGTTGGGCGCCCTCGCGCTCATCGTCTTCTTCGCCCTGTACCCGCCGTGCCTCGCCACCACCATCATGGTTCGGGTGCAGACCGGCTCGTACAAGTGGATGCTTTTCTCCATCCTGTTCCCAACGGCGCTGGGACTTACCGTGGCCAGCGCCATCTACACGGGCGGCAATCTGCTGGGACTCTCCGGCATCCAGGCCATGGCCGGATTCTACGGCCTCGCCCTGGTCACGGCCATCGGCCTGGCCTTCGTTCCGGATCCTGCCTGGAAAGCGCCGCATACGACATACGTCGAGCAATCCTAG